In a single window of the Raphanus sativus cultivar WK10039 chromosome 9, ASM80110v3, whole genome shotgun sequence genome:
- the LOC108825599 gene encoding mitogen-activated protein kinase kinase 6 — MKLKSNLKQLKLSVPAQQTPISSFLTASGTFHDGDFLLNQKGLKLTSDEKQSRPSDSKELDFEITAEDLETVRVIGKGSGGVVQLVRHKWVGKLFAMKVIQMNIQEEIRKQIVQELKINQASSQCPHVVVCYHSFYHNGAFSLVLEYMDRGSLVDVIRQVKTILEPYLAVVCKQVLQGLVYLHNERHVIHRDIKPSNLLVNHKGEVKISDFGVSASLASSIGQRDTFVGTYNYMSPERISGSTYDYSSDIWSLGMSVLECAIGRFPYLESEDQQNPPSFYELLAAIVESPPPTAPSDQFSPEFCSFVSACLQKDPPARASSLDLLSHPFIKKFEDMDIDLGILVGTLEPPVNCLR; from the exons ATGAAGCTGAAATCGAACTTGAAGCAGCTTAAGCTCTCCGTTCCAGCTCAACAAACCCCAATCTCTTCCTTCTT GACTGCAAGTGGAACGTTTCACGATGGAGATTTTCTTTTAAACCAGAAGGGGCTAAAGCTGACGTCAGATGAGAAGCAATCAAGG CCTTCTGATAGCAAAGAGCTTGATTTCGAAATCACTGCTGAAGACTTAGAGACTGTGAGAGTCATCGGTAAAGGCAGCGGTGGAGTTGTACAATTGGTTCGACACAAATGGGTTGGCAAGTTATTTGCTATGAAG GTCATACAGATGAACATACAAGAAGAAATCCGCAAGCAAATTGTCCAGGAGCTCAAAATAAACCAAGCATCGTCTCAGTGTCCACATGTTGTTGTCTGTTACCATTCTTTCTATCACAACGGTGCATTTTCCCTTGTGCTCGAATACATGGACCGTGGATCTCTTGTCGATGTGATTAGACAAGTGAAGACTATTCTCGAGCCTTACCTTGCTGTTGTCTGTAAACAG GTTTTGCAGGGCCTTGTGTACCTCCACAACGAAAGACATGTCATACACAGAGACATTAAACCATCAAACCTTCTTGTGAACCATAAAGGAGAAGTGAAAATCTCTGATTTTGGTGTCAGTGCAAGTCTTGCTAGCTCCATCGGACAGAGAGACACGTTCGTTGGAACCTACAACTATATGTCG CCTGAGAGGATCAGTGGAAGCACATACGACTACAGCAGCGACATTTGGAGTTTGGGGATGTCAGTGTTAGAATGTGCAATAGGAAGATTCCCATACTTGGAATCTGAAGATCAGCAAAACCCGCCCAGCTTTTATGAGCTTTTGGCAGCAATCGTGGAGAGTCCACCACCAACTGCTCCTTCTGATCAGTTCTCACCTGAATTCTGCTCCTTTGTATCAGCCTG CTTACAAAAGGATCCTCCAGCAAGAGCATCGTCATTGGACCTATTG AGTCACCCATTCATAAAAAAGTTTGAGGACATGGATATTGATCTCGGGATACTTGTTGGCACTCTGGAACCACCTGTTAACTGCCTTAGATAA
- the LOC108827816 gene encoding phosphatidylglycerophosphate phosphatase PTPMT2, whose protein sequence is MIDETEEDDETQRSSKNKVVSKNHKKKKKGIGFKGDKAKRALIGAGGRILFYPTLMYNLLRFKLQSQFRWWDQIDEYLLMGAVPFRKDVPRLKQLGVGGVITLNEPFETLVPSSLYNAYEMEHLVIPTRDYLFAPSIADITQAVDFIHKNALLGKTTYVHCKAGRGRSTTVVLCYLIEHKSMTVTAAFEHVRSIRPRVLLHPSQRKVVEEFKRLQTLETSDAVS, encoded by the exons ATGATCGATGAAACGGAGGAAGATGACGAGACGCAGCGATCATCCAAAAACAAAGTCGTTTCGAAAAatcacaagaagaagaagaaaggtatAGGTTTTAAGGGTGACAAAGCAAAGAGAGCTTTAATCGGAGCGGGTGGTCGGATCCTGTTCTACCCGACTCTTATGTACAACCTCCTCCGCTTTAAACTCCAGTCTCAGTTTCGTTGGTGGGATCAAATCGACGAG TATCTTCTGATGGGAGCGGTTCCATTTCGTAAGGACGTTCCACGACTAAAGCAACTAGGCGTTGGTGGTGTAATCACTCTTAATGAACCTTTTGAGACTTTGGTTCCATCTTCTTTGTACAAT gcTTATGAAATGGAGCATCTAGTGATACCAACACGAGATTACCTCTTTGCTCCTTCCATTGCAGACATAACCCAAGCTGTTGACTTCATTCACA AGAATGCTTTGCTCGGTAAAACCACTTACGTCCATTGCAAAGCTGGCCGTGGAAGAAGTACTACCGTTGTTCTCTGCTATCTG ATTGAGCACAAGAGTATGACCGTAACTGCAGCTTTTGAACATGTCCGCTCAATAAGACCGCGGGTTTTGCTTCATCCTTCGCAGAGGAAG GTTGTTGAGGAATTTAAAAGGCTACAAACTCTAGAAACCTCTGATGCCGTAAGTTAA
- the LOC108827813 gene encoding glucan endo-1,3-beta-glucosidase 13 → MGKLIFSISLLLLLLDCCHGGKVGVCYGRSADDLPTPSKVVQLIKQHNIKYVRIYDYNSQVLKAFANTTIELIIGVPNSDLKPFTQSQSNADTWLKNSVLPFYPTTKITHITVGAESTDDPHTTNASSLVVPAMQNVLTALKKVGLSRRIKVSTTLSLGVLSRSFPPSAGAFNSSYAYFLRPMLEFLAENQSPFMVDLYPYYAYRDSPSNVSLDYVLFESSSEVIDPNTGLLYKNMFDAQVDALYYALTALNFRTIKIMVTETGWPTKGSPKEKGAASPDNAETYNANIIRHAVTNQGTPSKPGEAVDVYIFSLFNENRKTGLDSERNWGLFYPDQTSVYQLDFTGKNGGFRSNSSGGNSRGRSESWCIASSKASEIELRGALDWACGPGNVDCTAIQPSQPCFQPDTLVSHASFVFNSYFQQNGGTDVACSFGGVGVKVNKDPSYDKCIYITAGGNNTKARNASALSSSASTSHGNESLVWILSLWLVISLLFSLQTMNLLAL, encoded by the exons ATGGGGAAGCTCATCTTCTCCATTTCTCTCCTGCTTCTGCTTCTGG ACTGTTGCCACGGTGGCAAGGTCGGAGTATGTTACGGAAGAAGCGCCGACGATCTCCCGACACCATCAAAAGTAGTCCAGCTGATAAAACAGCACAACATCAAATACGTCAGAATCTACGACTACAACTCCCAAGTCCTCAAAGCATTCGCCAACACAACCATCGAGCTCATTATCGGAGTCCCAAACTCCGACCTCAAACCTTTCACCCAATCCCAATCAAACGCAGACACGTGGCTAAAGAACAGCGTCTTGCCATTCTATCCAACCACCAAGATCACTCACATAACAGTCGGAGCCGAATCCACCGACGATCCACACACCACCAACGCCTCGTCTCTCGTCGTCCCGGCGATGCAGAACGTGTTAACCGCTCTCAAGAAAGTCGGCTTGAGCAGAAGGATCAAAGTCTCCACGACTCTCTCCCTCGGCGTCCTCTCTAGATCTTTCCCTCCTTCAGCCGGAGCCTTCAACAGCAGCTACGCGTATTTCTTGAGACCCATGCTCGAGTTCTTGGCGGAGAATCAGTCTCCCTTCATGGTCGATCTCTATCCTTACTACGCTTACAGAGATTCCCCCAGCAACGTGTCTTTGGACTACGTTCTGTTCGAGTCCTCCTCCGAAGTGATTGATCCCAACACCGGTTTGCTCTACAAGAACATGTTCGACGCTCAAGTAGACGCGCTCTATTACGCGCTCACAGCTCTAAACTTCAGGACGATCAAGATCATGGTCACCGAGACCGGATGGCCGACCAAAGGCTCGCCAAAGGAGAAAGGTGCTGCGTCTCCTGACAACGCGGAGACGTATAACGCTAACATTATACGCCACGCGGTTACAAACCAAGGCACACCTTCAAAGCCAGGAGAGGCCGTGGACGTTTATATATTCTCGTTGTTCAACGAGAACAGGAAAACTGGTTTGGACTCGGAGAGGAACTGGGGGCTGTTCTATCCCGACCAGACGAGTGTTTACCAGCTGGATTTCACGGGGAAGAACGGCGGGTTTAGGTCGAATTCGAGCGGTGGGAACTCGAGAGGGAGGAGTGAGAGCTGGTGCATCGCTTCTTCTAAAGCTTCGGAGATAGAGCTGAGAGGTGCTCTGGACTGGGCGTGTGGTCCTGGGAACGTTGATTGCACGGCTATTCAACCGAGCCAGCCTTGTTTCCAGCCGGATACTTTGGTTTCTCATGCTTCTTTTGTGTTCAATAGCTACTTCCAGCAGAACGGAGGTACGGATGTTGCTTGTAGCTTTGGAGGAGTTGGTGTTAAGGTCAACAAAGACCCTA GTTATGacaaatgcatatatataaccGCAGGAGG GAACAACACCAAGGCAAGGAATGCATCTGCATTGAGTTCCTCTGCTTCAACTTCACATGGAAACGAGTCTCTAGTGTGGATTTTGAGTCTCTGGCTCGTGATCTCTTTGTTGTTCAGTTTGCAAACTATGAATTTGCTGGCATTGTAA
- the LOC108826985 gene encoding putative FBD-associated F-box protein At5g56560 — translation MVNKNMVKQRRLNELPDEVVLKILSMIPPFKQSVAKGLISKQREDPYKLVPDVTFEDDNEESLVTFMSFIYGSLLSDGDQSLQRLHLKLVRYYSASKINFWVQVAVNRSVRKLKFDVYHETLELPRCLSSCTTLKSLILRDVYLDYVPLEFSLPSLKSLHLFSVGFSHQNPIARLLLSCPNLEYLVIYKTYYYYAENDNVSLYNINVPTLKSLTINNSIETRAAADNKENHGFWINAPALETLNIKDTVSNFLTLEFMPEVTKANIQVTCDQSEKFIGSLTSIKHLSLCSPTSETPYRSGFVFPYLEHLELCTCSPEWANLLASILNGAPRLQSLKLKSNHSAPSNDPKKFWETPAVVPECLLTHLEIFEWRQYEDTVQHRKVAAYILANATCLKMATFSTRSRDKDQLMPMQIKTLNRTSETCQLVFE, via the exons ATGGTAAACAAAAACATGGTGAAACAGAGGAGGCTCAATGAGCTACCAGATGAGGTGGTCTTGAAGATACTCTCAATGATTCCCCCGTTTAAACAGAGTGTTGCGAAGGGTCTCATATCAAAACAACGCGAGGATCCTTATAAACTTGTGCCGGACGTCACGTTCGAAGATGATAATGAGGAGAGTCTCGTGACTTTCATGAGTTTTATATACGGATCTTTATTGTCTGACGGTGATCAGAGCCTACAAAGATTGCATCTCAAGCTTGTCCGATACTATTCGGCTTCAAAAATAAACTTTTGGGTTCAAGTCGCTGTTAATAGATCTGTAAGAAAGCTGAAATTCGACGTGTATCACGAAACCCTAGAATTGCCGAGGTGCTTGAGTAGTTGCACAACCCTAAAATCATTGATACTCCGTGATGTTTATCTCGATTATGTTCCGCTAGAGTTTTCTTTGCCATCTCTCAAAAGTCTCCACCTTTTCTCCGTTGGCTTCTCCCACCAGAACCCTATTGCAAGGCTGTTACTAAGTTGCCCGAATCTTGAATATTTGGTTATATACAAAACCTATTATTACTATGCGGAGAAT GACAATGTGAGCTTATATAATATCAATGTGCCTACTTTGAAGAGTTTAACTATCAATAACTCAATCGAGACACGCGCCGCTGCCGACAACAAGGAGAATCATGGGTTTTGGATAAATGCTCCTGCTTTGGAGACATTGAACATTAAGGATACAGTCAGTAACTTTCTAACGCTTGAATTTATGCCAGAGGTGACTAAGGCCAATATCCAGGTTACTTGTGACCAATCTGAGAAGTTCATTGGATCTCTTACCTCAATCAAACATCTGTCTCTATGTTCTCCAACTTCCGAG ACTCCATATCGAAGTGGCTTTGTCTTTCCCTATCTTGAACATCTAGAGCTATGTACATGTTCTCCGGAATGGGCCAATCTTCTTGCTTCTATACTCAATGGCGCTCCAAGACTCCAATCTCTCAAGCTTAAGTCG AATCATAGTGCTCCTTCTAATGATCCGAAGAAATTTTGGGAAACACCAGCAGTTGTTCCGGAATGTTTATTGACGCATCTAGAGATCTTTGAATGGAGACAATATGAAGACACAGTGCAGCATAGGAAAGTGGCTGCGTATATACTAGCAAACGCTACTTGTCTAAAGATGGCTACATTTTCAACAAGAAGTAGAGACAAAGATCAGCTCATGCCCATGCAGATAAAGACACTGAACAGAACTTCAGAGACATGTCAGTTAGTTTTTGAGTAA
- the LOC108827817 gene encoding profilin-3, whose amino-acid sequence MSWQTYVDDHLMCDVEGSRLTAAAILGQDGSVWAQSANFPQLKPEEITGINNDFAEPGTLAPTGLFIGGTKYMVIQGEPNAVIRGKKGAGGVTIKKTTQALVFGIYEEPMTPGQCNMVVERLGDYLIESGL is encoded by the exons ATGTCGTGGCAGACTTATGTTGACGATCACTTGATGTGCGACGTCGAAGGCAGCCGCCTCACCGCCGCCGCAATTCTCGGTCAAGACGGTAGCGTCTGGGCTCAGAGCGCTAATTTCCCTCAG TTGAAGCCTGAGGAGATCACTGGCATCAACAACGATTTTGCGGAGCCTGGAACGCTTGCCCCAACGGGATTGTTCATCGGTGGCACAAAGTACATGGTCATCCAAGGAGAGCCTAATGCTGTCATTCGTGGGAAGAAG GGAGCTGGTGGTGTTACCATCAAGAAGACCACCCAAGCCTTGGTCTTTGGTATCTATGAAGAACCAATGACTCCTGGACAGTGCAATATGGTTGTTGAGAGGCTCGGTGACTACCTTATTGAATCAGGGCTCTGA